The Patagioenas fasciata isolate bPatFas1 chromosome 3, bPatFas1.hap1, whole genome shotgun sequence genome contains a region encoding:
- the EXO1 gene encoding exonuclease 1 yields MGIQGLLQFIKEAAEPTHVKKYKGQAVAVDTYCWLHKGAYACAEKLARGEPTDLYVAFCMKLVDMLLSFGIKPILVFDGCTLPSKKEVEKARREKRQASLLKGKQLLQEGRLAEARECFGRSINVTHVMAHEVIKAARARGIDCIVAPYEADAQLAYLNKTGMVQAIITEDSDLLAFGCKKVFLKIDKFGNGLEIDRARLGNCKQLGNVFTEEKFRYMCILSGCDYLSSIHGIGLAKACKLLKIANNPDIIKVIKKMGQYLKMNITVPEEYIQGFTRANNTFLYQLVFDPVNRKLVPLNAYGEDIDPETLIYAGRHFGDDTAFQIAIGNIDIDTMEQIDNYNPDTAQPVQQRSCGWNDRPANHVNSIWSRDYKLGHNADTVPHKMQLLEKPTTKGMEKIISVKGLKLPVKELLAKRPRSDEISDGDLLNQYSFSKAKKLKEESDHDGQAQKCVSAIQNLDSSGSSVTQESSNALPRVRNKFASFLQRKNKEKDAVVVPGTRSRFFCNDAIMFDSTIKKDDGDLTQDAEQDCQKQEVKHVAENVSQFSETEKSTRTIFTSPGETQKNCFQWFSSLIRNSGNPGPSCTVFSQQFHQQRSNCAVSQDQINGVQTESGAACGELEEESSLLTELEQSSKSQSSSELSECNLESSELLRISNNSSDAEESDLNSKLVGDQCIQSSVFSALQTDRKRTIIKTKVPGLHKSSCVGSHIVTKLKPLIPAKVSGLSRKLSPVQKRNHCDVENKLGLQAAIGELRKNFQFKREYEKLPSCKKSDPLSPIKDNIQLTPETEEEIFNHLECSQVQRAIFQ; encoded by the exons ATGGGGATTCAGGGTCTACTCCAGTTTATCAAGGAGGCTGCTGAACCTACCCACGTGAAGAAATACAAAGGGCAGGCGGTAGCTGTGGACACCTACTGTTGGTTGCACAAAGGGGCTTATGCTTGTGCTGAAAAGCTGGCCCGAGGAGAGCCGACAGATCT TTATGTAGCTTTCTGTATGAAACTTGTTGATATGCTCCTCTCATTTGGAATTAAACCAATTTTGGTATTTGATGGATGCACCTTACCTTCTAAGAAGGAAGTGGAAAAGGCCAGACGAGA GAAGCGTCAAGCCAGTCTTCTGAAGGGGAAACAATTGTTGCAGGAAGGGAGACTGGCAGAAGCTAGGGAATGTTTTGGGCGCAGTATAAATGTTACCCATGTTATGGCTCATGAAGTTATTAAA GCTGCACGAGCCCGGGGAATTGATTGTATTGTTGCACCATATGAAGCTGATGCTCAGTTGGCTTATCTTAATAAGACTGGCATGGTTCAAGCTATAATTACAGAAGACTCTGATCTTTTAGCTTTTGGATGTAAAAAG GTGTTTCTGAAAATCGACAAGTTTGGAAATGGACTAGAGATAGATCGAGCTCGACTAGGAAACTGCAAGCAGCTTGGAAATGTATTCACAGAAGAGAAATTCCGCTACATGTGTATTCTTTCTGGTTGTGACTACCTCTCCTCAATTCACGGAATTGGGTTAGCTAAAGCATGCAAGTTACTAAAAATAGCAAACAATCCAGATATTATAAAG gttATTAAAAAAATGGGACAGTACTTGAAGATGAATATAACAGTACCAGAAGAATACATACAGGGTTTTACACGAGCCAATAATACATTCCTTTATCAGTTAGTTTTTGATCCTGTCAACAGAAAATTAGTTCCTCTGAATGCATATGGGGAAGATATTGATCCAGAAACACTAATTTACGCAGGACG ACATTTTGGTGATGATACTGCCTTTCAAATTGCCATTGGCAACATTGATATTGATACAATGGAACAAATTGATAACTATAATCCTGACACTGCACAG cctgTGCAGCAGAGAAGTTGTGGCTGGAATGACAGACCTGCTAATCATGTAAATAGCATTTGGAGCAGAGACTACAAGCTTGGCCATAATGCAGATACTGTTCCTCACAAAATGCAGTTACTAGAGAAACCAACAACCAAAGGCATGGAGAAGATAATTAGTGTTAAAGGACTAAAACTTCCAGTCAAAGAGCTCTTGGCAAAAAGGCCAAGGAGTG ACGAAATCTCAGATGGAGATCTGTTGAACCAATattcattttcaaaagcaaaaaaattgAAGGAGGAGAGTGATCATGATGGTCAAGCACAAAAGTGTGTCTCAGCAATACAAAACCTTGATTCTTCAGGGAGTTCTGTCACTCAGGAAAGCTCTAATGCCTTGCCCAGAGTTAGAAATAAATTTGCTTCCTTtctacaaaggaaaaacaaagaaaaggatgCTGTAGTTGTTCCAGGAACAAGAAGCAG GTTTTTCTGCAACGATGCAATTATGTTTGATAGTACAATAAAGAAGGATGATGGTGACCTAACTCAAGATGCTGAGCAGGATTGCCAGAAACAGGAAGTAAAACATGTAGCAGAAAATGTTTCTCAgttttcagaaactgaaaaatCAACAAGGACTATCTTtacatctcctggagaaacacagaaaaactgCTTCCAGTGGTTTAGCAGCCTCATACGTAATTCAGGAAATCCTGGTCCATCTTGTACTGTATTTTCACAGCAGTTTCACCAGCAGAGAAGCAACTGTGCGGTATCCCAAGATCAGATCAATGGGGTACAAACAGAGAGTGGGGCAGCGTGTGGTGAATTGGAGGAAGAATCCTCCCTCTTAACAGAACTGGAACAGTCATCGAAGTCTCAAAGTTCTTCTGAGCTGTCCGAATGCAATTTGGAGTCTTCAGAACTACTGCGTATTTCTAACAACAGTTCAGATGCAGAA GAATCTGACTTAAATTCGAAACTGGTTGGTGATCAATGTATTCAGTCTTCAGTATTTTCTGCTCTTCAAACTGACAGAAAAAGAACGATCATAAAGACAAAG GTTCCTGGTTTACATAAATCCAGCTGTGTAGGATCGCATATTGTAACAAAGCTCAAGCCATTGATACCAGCTAAAGTAAGTGGATTAAGTAGGAAACTGTCACCTGTGCAAAAGAGAAATCACTGTGATGTTGAAAATAAGCTGGGACTGCAAGCGGCCATTGGTGAACTCCGGAAAAACTTCCAATTTAAAAG AGAGTATGAAAAACTTCCTTCTTGTAAAAAGTCAGATCCGTTGTCTCCAATCAAAGATAATATACAGCTCACTccagaaacagaagaagaaatcttTAATCATCTGGAATGTAGTCAAGTTCAGAGAGCTATATTCCAATGA